cgttCTTGAGTCAGTTCATGACAATGTTGTTGCATACAGGGTATATTGGCAGAAATATTAGAATTTGTAATGGGGACAGGACTTATCCCAGCTGATGGGGAAGTCTGGCGTGTACGCAGACGGGCTGTAGTCCCAGCACTTCATCAGAAGGTAATGTAACCTTATGGCTTATTTCATGTTTGAATAACAGGATAAGTCCTAATTTTTATATGGGATGGTTTATCTGTAGTATGTAGCGGCTATGATTGGCCTTTTCGTAAGCGCTACTGATAGGCTATGCAAGAAGCTAGATGCTGCTGCGTCTGACGGGGAGGATGTTGAGATGGAGTCCCTCTTTTCACGCTTGACGTTGGATGTCATTGGCAAGGCAGTGttcaattatgattttgattctttAGAGAATGATACAGGAATAGTTGATGTGGGTACTTTCTTGATTCCGTCTTACTTTTTAACCTGTTCTTGCTCAGCGTTATTAGGCACTGCTATCTTCATGGTTTTGTGCTTTACCTCTAAATATTGTTACAATCATGTATATGATACCCTTTTCAGGCTGTTTACACGGTCTTGAGAGAAGCAGAAGATCGGAGTGTTTCTCCTATTCCTCTGTGGAACATTCCAGTATGGAAAGATATTTCACCCAGGCAAAGGAAGGTTTCAGAAGCTCTCAATCTGATTAACAATATACTTGATGATCTGATTGCAATATGCAAGGTAATCAACGTTACACTGGAATCTGGGCATCTGTTGGCTTCAGAGACCATCCTGATTAGTTCGGCACCCTTGTAATGGTATCTTATATGTAGCATTCTTTTGTAACTCTTGAACTTGATGCCTTTTGTTTTATAAGTCACTTTCCCCTCTTCAATACAAACATGATTCTTCACATGAAATGGTAGCTCAGTGTCCTGGCTACAATTATGAGTGTCAGCATGTACTTGCAGGTACAATCAACATGCACTGTATGGATTGACCCTTTTTCGTCTGTGTTTATAATCTGCAGAGGatggtggaagaagaagaattgcAGTTTCATGAAGAATACATGAACGAACAAGATCCTAGTATTCTTCACTTCCTTTTGGCATCAGGCGACGATGTATGGCATTTTACATTTTATTTCCATTTTGTCTGTCAAGGTTATTCAAGTTATTTGTCGCTTTTGATAATTGAATATTTATTTCTAGGTTTCAAGCAAACAACTACGTGATGACTTGATGACAATGCTTATAGCAGGTCATGAAACATCTGCAGCGGTGCTAACATGGACCTTTTTCCTTCTCTCTAAGGTGTGCGGTTTTTTCAGATGGTTCTGAAGTTCATTAATCCACTTTCCTGATTTGTCAATTGAGTCGGGACTAGTTGATTCTTAGCCATAGATTGTAACTCCATGGCTTATCATATTGGACACATCTTAAGCTGATAAGTCTGTAAATTTCATGCTTTTCAGGAACCTGGTGTAATGGCGAAGCTCCAGAGCGAGGTTAGTTTAACTTTTTGGTTAATAATAATACTCCCTCTGATTCTAAAAAAGagatactatcactttttcattttagcctattcGGAGGGAGTATGATGTATGACTAAAATTTTATTTGTACTTGACATCCATGTAGTTTGATCAAATTCTGATTTCCAGGCTGATTCTGTCTTAGGGGATCGCTTCCCTACCATCGAAGATATGAAGAAACTAAAGTATACAACTCGAGTAATCAATGAAGTATGACCTCAATATCAACCTTGGAGAGCATCCGGTTTCGTTCTTATGATTTTTAACTTGTATGTTTCCAGAAGATATTCCTACCTGACCCTCTTAAATttgtctttgttttcttcttttttatgtaGTCCTTGAGGCTTTATCCGCAACCACCTGTCTTGATCCGGCGTTCTCTTCAAGATGACATGCTTGGCGAATACCCGATAACAaggtttttgtttccaaaaaaactaTAAGAATGTTCCAGTAGTTGTATTTTTGATCTATATTCGATTGAGGCTGATTTCAGTTTGTCAATTCACCTTATCTAACAAGTGGCGTCATATCACAATGCTGTGTACTCATATAGTTATTTGCATGTCTAGGAAGTTGTCCGGTCTTCCTTTTTTTTGCTGTAAACTTCTGTCTCTTATATTACGAATATTGAATAGTTAGACAGGCACCCATATCCCAGTGCTGAAGTTGTTTCTTATGCTAAAGCGCAGAGGTGAAGACATCTTTATATCTGTTTGGAACTTGCATCACTGTCCCAATCATTGGATCGACGCGGAGAAATTCAACCCGGAGAGGTGGCCTCTTGATGGACCAAACCCCAACGAATCAAACCAAAACTTCAGGTTTGTGCTCAAATTCTAGATGGGTGCagcatatgtattttttttttttttttttttttctgtcttgTCTGTTTAGTGGAGCGGTATCCTGGAGAATCTGTTACTTAAAGATGAACTTGTTAGTTACATAGAGAAGTTCATTAAAAAGGCTCTATCTTAGGTAAATCAACTGTCCCATGTGTGCACGTGCCATGTACATGTGTTGCATATAAATAATTTTCAGTAGTTTCATGTGAAGTGAGTTTACAAGCATTTTCGAATTACTGGAGATTTCTGCAAGAGAAGAGATTCTTGACCCAGAGAACCATCTGAGAATATCAACTTACATGTACTTTTTATCTGTTTTTTTCTTCCAGTTACTTGCCCTTCGGTGGAGGCCCACGAAAATGTCTAGGTG
This genomic stretch from Papaver somniferum cultivar HN1 chromosome 5, ASM357369v1, whole genome shotgun sequence harbors:
- the LOC113283070 gene encoding protein LUTEIN DEFICIENT 5, chloroplastic-like; protein product: MASTSFTLLQLPNDYSLHTTSSKRYGIGRTTTSISLPKITNTRRRGRRRCHSSLNGSSGGQEDGKFKNAEQLLEEKQRAELAARIASGEFTVEEQSGYLPKLRNALEKFGVPEVLLNFVSTKKGVETLKIIPQARGALSALRGQPFFIPLYNLFLTYGGIFRLNFGPKSFLIVSDPAIAKHILKDNSKAYSKGILAEILEFVMGTGLIPADGEVWRVRRRAVVPALHQKYVAAMIGLFVSATDRLCKKLDAAASDGEDVEMESLFSRLTLDVIGKAVFNYDFDSLENDTGIVDAVYTVLREAEDRSVSPIPLWNIPVWKDISPRQRKVSEALNLINNILDDLIAICKRMVEEEELQFHEEYMNEQDPSILHFLLASGDDVSSKQLRDDLMTMLIAGHETSAAVLTWTFFLLSKEPGVMAKLQSEADSVLGDRFPTIEDMKKLKYTTRVINESLRLYPQPPVLIRRSLQDDMLGEYPITRGEDIFISVWNLHHCPNHWIDAEKFNPERWPLDGPNPNESNQNFSYLPFGGGPRKCLGDMFATFETVVAVAMLVQRFDFQMAIGAPPVEMTTGATIHTTEGLLMTVTRRTKPPIIPTLETKLATSVKVEADDSLKNPVQR